Proteins encoded together in one Clostridium felsineum DSM 794 window:
- a CDS encoding matrixin family metalloprotease has translation MINNGINAWNSVFSSTHVNFQGGSSGKSATILFAADDFTDKETSGGALAFTASFAYNDSTKTYEQVNPNNSNWSLNVIDINKRTIGDLNVFNAQGTIAHEIGHTLGLNENNTNPNSIMCQEKYRRNVNVPSSDDIAGIRYLYPYITLKKQKGR, from the coding sequence ATGATAAATAACGGAATTAATGCTTGGAATAGTGTTTTTTCAAGTACTCACGTAAATTTTCAAGGAGGATCTTCTGGTAAGTCAGCAACAATACTTTTTGCAGCCGATGACTTTACTGACAAAGAAACTTCAGGTGGTGCTTTAGCCTTTACAGCTAGTTTTGCATACAATGACAGTACAAAAACATATGAACAAGTAAATCCTAATAATTCTAATTGGTCTTTAAATGTTATAGACATAAACAAAAGAACAATAGGTGATTTAAATGTATTTAATGCACAAGGAACTATAGCTCATGAAATAGGACATACTTTGGGATTAAATGAAAATAATACGAACCCTAATAGCATTATGTGTCAAGAAAAATATAGACGTAACGTTAATGTTCCTAGTTCTGATGATATTGCAGGAATACGATATTTATATCCTTATATAACATTAAAAAAACAGAAAGGAAGGTAA
- a CDS encoding PadR family transcriptional regulator, with amino-acid sequence MVDSNSKNNALNLIGSFEIKKTSSKRAYKGEYNRMFPAKMSSSNFLSLYTLFLLSNKSEPIYGKQILQEIQDTIDIDVWKPSHGTLYPLLNDMEKNNLIEVVKETPSKKYYTITKLGKKELDLRLDEFKDMLIQSSNFFNKVISKMYNNLNK; translated from the coding sequence ATGGTGGATTCTAACTCTAAAAATAACGCCTTAAATCTAATAGGTTCCTTTGAAATAAAAAAAACAAGTTCTAAAAGAGCCTATAAAGGTGAATATAATAGGATGTTTCCAGCAAAAATGTCAAGCTCAAATTTCTTAAGTCTATATACTTTATTTTTATTAAGTAATAAATCAGAACCTATATATGGCAAACAGATATTACAAGAAATACAAGATACTATAGACATTGATGTTTGGAAACCTTCACATGGAACATTGTATCCCCTATTAAATGATATGGAAAAGAATAACTTAATTGAAGTTGTAAAAGAAACACCCTCTAAAAAATATTATACAATTACTAAATTAGGGAAAAAAGAATTGGACTTAAGATTGGATGAATTTAAAGATATGCTTATTCAATCTAGCAATTTCTTTAATAAAGTCATAAGTAAAATGTACAACAACTTAAATAAATAA